One Spirochaeta africana DSM 8902 genomic window carries:
- a CDS encoding tetratricopeptide repeat protein: MVDRMVELEDTMFVGQEIGDERIQEIEREVRRYRERVDQQVQANGQLMIYYRMLGIRLLEREMYGPARQALEQALEITPANAQLHAYYAAAAAQSAKGSYDSAERSRLFRVAEQAYERALELDPNMRQALYGLAVLLVFELERPADALPHLDRLLEGQRQHIDGRFLRAYAHVALGNQQEAVADYDAIIDLTRNAEVRRQANRLRSQLLGER; the protein is encoded by the coding sequence ATGGTTGATCGAATGGTCGAGCTGGAGGATACGATGTTTGTCGGCCAGGAGATTGGCGATGAACGTATCCAGGAGATAGAACGAGAGGTGCGGCGCTACCGTGAGCGCGTGGATCAGCAGGTGCAGGCAAACGGTCAGTTGATGATCTATTACCGCATGCTGGGGATCCGGCTGTTGGAACGGGAGATGTATGGGCCTGCCAGGCAGGCCCTGGAGCAGGCACTGGAGATTACCCCGGCGAATGCCCAGCTGCATGCGTACTATGCAGCTGCAGCGGCACAGAGCGCCAAGGGAAGCTATGATTCAGCCGAGCGCTCGCGATTGTTTCGTGTTGCCGAACAGGCATATGAGCGTGCCCTGGAGCTTGATCCGAATATGCGTCAGGCCCTGTACGGTCTGGCGGTGCTGCTGGTCTTTGAGCTGGAACGTCCAGCCGATGCACTGCCGCATCTCGATCGCCTTCTTGAGGGGCAGCGGCAGCATATTGACGGCAGGTTTTTGCGTGCCTATGCCCATGTCGCGCTCGGGAATCAGCAGGAAGCAGTCGCGGATTATGATGCTATCATCGATTTGACGCGTAATGCTGAGGTTCGCCGACAGGCAAATCGGCTGCGATCGCAGCTGTTGGGAGAACGCTGA
- the xerD gene encoding site-specific tyrosine recombinase XerD yields MTNQQLIERFRDYLLVELHLAEATVDTYYRESMRFAGYLEQQATGIAEADPQMIVAYILARQQESSIDSRTVAKAVSSLRSLFQYCILERLRDDNPAMVVEMPKARMHLPGVLSVEEVEHILDTIDITEALGLRDRALFELLYSCGLRISEAVELELSQVFLRESIVRVYGKGRKERLVPMGEEARYWLRRYLDEGRPQLTGIEQPKVFVGRRGAGISRKGIWKRFKELTARAGIDAKVHTLRHSFATHLLEGGADLRAVQELLGHADISTTQVYTHIDTSSLQDIHRSCHPRSIEILGSEEAVREVLP; encoded by the coding sequence ATGACCAACCAGCAGCTGATTGAGCGTTTTCGGGACTACCTCCTGGTAGAGCTGCATCTCGCTGAGGCAACAGTAGACACCTATTACCGTGAGTCGATGCGTTTTGCCGGCTATCTTGAGCAGCAGGCAACAGGCATCGCCGAGGCAGATCCGCAGATGATTGTGGCCTATATTCTGGCACGGCAGCAGGAAAGCAGCATCGACTCGCGGACGGTAGCCAAGGCAGTGTCCAGCCTGCGGTCACTGTTCCAGTACTGTATCCTCGAACGCCTGCGCGATGATAACCCGGCAATGGTGGTCGAGATGCCCAAAGCCCGGATGCATCTGCCCGGGGTGCTCTCGGTCGAAGAGGTTGAGCATATCCTGGACACCATCGATATTACCGAGGCATTGGGGCTGCGCGATAGGGCATTGTTCGAGCTGCTGTATTCATGCGGGCTGCGAATCTCCGAGGCGGTGGAGCTGGAGCTTTCCCAGGTTTTTCTGCGTGAAAGTATTGTCCGGGTCTATGGCAAGGGGCGCAAGGAGCGCCTGGTGCCGATGGGAGAGGAAGCCCGTTACTGGCTCAGGCGCTATCTTGACGAAGGCCGCCCGCAGCTGACCGGTATCGAGCAGCCCAAGGTGTTTGTGGGACGCCGGGGGGCCGGTATTTCGCGTAAGGGCATCTGGAAGCGGTTTAAGGAACTGACGGCACGCGCCGGGATTGATGCCAAGGTGCATACCCTGCGTCACAGCTTTGCTACCCATTTGCTGGAGGGCGGTGCAGATCTGCGGGCAGTGCAGGAACTGCTGGGACATGCGGACATCAGTACCACCCAGGTGTATACCCATATCGATACATCCTCATTACAGGATATCCACCGCAGCTGTCATCCGCGTTCGATAGAGATTCTGGGCAGCGAGGAAGCGGTACGGGAGGTACTGCCATGA
- the ftsZ gene encoding cell division protein FtsZ: protein MRLDVIEDAGDLSADSPTVIKVIGVGGGGSNAVNRMIEAGLRHVQFIAVNTDLQALQGCQAGTKIPLGRKLTGGLGAGGKPEVGEQAAHEDKEVLADAVRGADMLFITAGMGGGTGTGAAPVIAQIARELGILSVAVVTKPFEFEGRRKGRLADEGVAKLREQVDTLITIPNQHLLRIVERKTPYEQALLMADDVLRQGVQGISDLITIAGDINIDFADVRTIMSGQGDALMGIGIGEGDNRAVDAATNAINNPLLEDAHIEGAKGILVNVTGGSDFSLMELEEVVNIITNTADRNALIIPGTVIDRNLDGQVKVTVVATGFQKEAALHSDSSEPAEHAEESKQEEVMSLETWNRLLTSRKDGRSGHHEDEGQLELPTIVRLRKAAGGSGM from the coding sequence ATGAGATTAGATGTAATAGAAGATGCCGGTGATCTGTCGGCTGACAGCCCGACTGTGATCAAGGTTATCGGTGTTGGCGGTGGGGGCAGCAATGCCGTCAATCGCATGATCGAGGCCGGATTGCGGCATGTGCAGTTTATCGCGGTGAATACCGATCTGCAGGCCTTGCAGGGGTGCCAGGCCGGCACCAAGATCCCGCTTGGCCGCAAGCTTACCGGAGGTCTGGGTGCGGGAGGCAAGCCAGAGGTAGGCGAACAGGCTGCTCACGAGGATAAAGAGGTCCTGGCAGATGCCGTTCGCGGTGCGGATATGCTGTTCATTACCGCTGGTATGGGCGGTGGCACCGGCACCGGTGCCGCTCCGGTAATCGCCCAGATTGCCCGGGAGTTGGGGATTCTTTCGGTGGCGGTTGTGACCAAGCCGTTCGAATTCGAGGGGCGCCGCAAGGGGAGACTGGCCGACGAGGGGGTTGCCAAGCTGCGCGAGCAGGTTGATACCCTGATAACCATACCCAACCAGCATCTGCTGCGGATAGTGGAGCGCAAGACCCCGTATGAGCAGGCCTTGCTGATGGCGGATGATGTACTGCGACAAGGCGTGCAGGGTATCTCCGATCTGATTACCATTGCTGGTGATATCAATATTGATTTCGCCGATGTTCGCACAATCATGAGTGGCCAGGGCGACGCCTTGATGGGCATTGGCATCGGTGAGGGGGATAATCGCGCTGTGGATGCCGCAACCAACGCGATCAATAACCCGCTGCTCGAGGATGCCCATATCGAGGGAGCCAAGGGAATCCTGGTGAATGTTACCGGCGGCAGTGATTTCAGCCTTATGGAGCTCGAAGAGGTGGTGAATATTATCACCAATACTGCTGATCGTAATGCGCTGATCATTCCGGGTACTGTTATCGATCGCAACCTGGATGGACAGGTGAAGGTAACGGTGGTTGCAACCGGCTTTCAGAAGGAGGCGGCTCTGCACAGCGATTCGTCAGAGCCAGCTGAACATGCAGAAGAGAGCAAGCAGGAAGAGGTGATGTCGCTGGAGACCTGGAATCGTCTGCTGACGTCCCGCAAGGATGGGCGATCCGGGCACCACGAGGACGAGGGGCAGCTGGAACTGCCCACGATTGTACGACTGCGCAAGGCGGCCGGCGGCTCGGGGATGTGA
- the ftsA gene encoding cell division protein FtsA has product MTYDDVIVGLDIGTTSVIAVVAEFDDSGNLEIIGIGKAPSHGLRKGVVINIESTLQSVSLAIERAEQMAGRDVFSVITGIAGGHIEGINSRGVVAVTSRDREIKKVDYDRVLEAAKAVVIPMDRELLHVIPQEFIVDDQGGIKDPLDMIGVRLEAEVHIITGSVTSAQNLVKCINRAGFKVEDIILESLASGKAVLTKDEMELGVLVIDLGGGTTDALLYIDGAPYFTSVLPVGGSQVTGDLSYMLKTPIEAAEKIKIESAVCHDSMVDADEPVIIPAVGGRPPVSISQMDICSIVQPRMAEIFTLVRDRVVAKGYRDRFAGGVVLTGGGALMPGAVELAQEVFQTAARIGLPGSYGGITDEYRSPEFASAVGLVLHGASRVIAGESAVGVKETRTSPFSRLGAWVRNFFE; this is encoded by the coding sequence GTGACATATGATGATGTCATTGTCGGATTGGATATCGGAACCACCTCTGTTATCGCCGTGGTCGCTGAGTTTGACGACAGTGGAAATCTTGAGATAATCGGGATTGGCAAGGCCCCGTCTCACGGCCTGCGCAAAGGGGTGGTGATCAATATTGAGTCCACCCTGCAGTCGGTGAGTCTTGCCATTGAACGTGCCGAGCAGATGGCTGGACGGGATGTGTTCTCGGTGATTACCGGGATTGCCGGCGGACATATTGAAGGTATCAACAGTCGCGGTGTGGTAGCGGTTACCTCGCGAGATCGTGAAATAAAGAAGGTTGATTACGACCGGGTGCTGGAGGCCGCCAAGGCGGTGGTAATCCCGATGGATCGTGAGCTGCTGCATGTTATCCCGCAGGAATTTATCGTCGATGATCAGGGCGGTATCAAGGATCCGCTGGATATGATCGGGGTCCGGCTGGAGGCCGAGGTGCATATTATCACCGGTTCGGTTACCAGCGCACAGAATCTGGTCAAATGCATTAACCGTGCCGGTTTCAAGGTAGAGGATATTATCCTCGAGTCGCTTGCATCCGGAAAAGCGGTTCTTACCAAGGATGAGATGGAGCTGGGGGTTCTGGTCATCGATCTTGGCGGCGGCACAACCGATGCCCTGCTGTATATCGATGGAGCGCCCTACTTTACCTCGGTCCTCCCGGTAGGCGGGTCCCAGGTAACCGGGGATCTTTCATACATGCTCAAGACCCCGATCGAGGCTGCGGAGAAGATAAAGATCGAGTCGGCAGTCTGCCATGACAGCATGGTGGATGCTGATGAGCCGGTAATTATTCCGGCGGTCGGCGGGCGACCACCGGTCAGTATCTCACAGATGGACATCTGCTCGATTGTGCAGCCCCGCATGGCAGAGATTTTTACCCTGGTGCGCGATCGGGTAGTCGCCAAGGGGTATCGGGATCGCTTCGCTGGCGGTGTTGTCCTTACCGGCGGTGGGGCGCTTATGCCCGGCGCGGTTGAACTGGCCCAGGAGGTGTTCCAGACCGCCGCCAGGATCGGACTGCCGGGCAGTTACGGCGGGATTACCGACGAGTATCGCAGCCCTGAATTTGCATCGGCGGTGGGACTGGTGCTGCATGGCGCCTCCAGGGTAATAGCCGGGGAATCAGCTGTAGGAGTAAAGGAGACCAGAACCTCGCCGTTTTCACGGCTGGGGGCATGGGTGCGGAATTTTTTCGAATAG
- a CDS encoding cell division protein FtsQ/DivIB, whose amino-acid sequence MADRVMYQQSVSSRRFEPEYRKPVRLDSGTQGDWRGGTGHQQSGGFLKRLLFVMLFVGSALIVAELLFQTQVAPRVAITEVIIEGDVRMSSDDLLEYAGLASGDLYFSVDTARIEQALRAIPRVETVEVTKSFPGTLRIALSSRTPLAITMGGLGRQAVPVVVDSHGVAFAWGVPEDYRSLPVLGGFEIDNVELGSRLPSAMRGVLQDLEQLRLRHPVLFDVISEVEFKPIHEHRFDLQLYFTHVPVPVLIGEDLQPDKISGIIRILDVLAAQGMIRDIREIDFRGDDVIYTKREG is encoded by the coding sequence GTGGCTGACAGGGTGATGTACCAGCAGTCAGTGTCCTCACGCAGGTTTGAGCCGGAATACCGCAAGCCGGTTCGCCTGGATTCGGGCACGCAGGGAGACTGGCGCGGCGGAACCGGGCATCAACAATCCGGTGGATTTCTGAAACGCCTGCTGTTTGTGATGCTGTTTGTCGGTTCGGCCCTGATTGTCGCCGAACTGCTGTTCCAGACTCAGGTTGCCCCCCGGGTTGCGATAACCGAGGTCATTATCGAGGGTGATGTACGCATGAGCAGCGATGATCTGCTTGAGTATGCCGGCCTTGCCAGCGGCGATCTGTATTTTTCTGTGGATACCGCCCGGATCGAACAGGCCCTGCGTGCAATTCCCCGGGTGGAAACCGTCGAGGTTACCAAGAGTTTTCCGGGAACATTGCGGATTGCACTGTCCAGCCGGACCCCTCTGGCAATTACCATGGGTGGGCTGGGTCGTCAGGCGGTGCCGGTAGTAGTTGATTCGCACGGGGTCGCATTTGCCTGGGGTGTGCCCGAAGACTACCGGAGTCTGCCGGTGCTCGGCGGTTTCGAGATTGATAATGTCGAGCTGGGCAGCCGCTTGCCAAGTGCCATGCGGGGTGTTCTGCAGGACCTGGAGCAGCTGCGCCTGCGTCATCCGGTGTTGTTTGACGTGATCAGCGAGGTTGAGTTCAAGCCGATCCATGAACACCGATTTGATCTGCAGCTGTACTTCACCCACGTTCCGGTGCCGGTTCTGATCGGGGAGGATCTGCAGCCGGACAAGATCTCCGGTATTATCCGGATTCTGGATGTGCTTGCAGCCCAGGGGATGATTCGGGACATCCGGGAAATTGATTTCAGAGGCGACGATGTGATATACACCAAGAGGGAGGGTTAA
- the ftsW gene encoding putative lipid II flippase FtsW, whose product MSNVFVIETAPSRRFDRPLIFVTLLLVGVGLTMLFSVSYSRADALFQNPFYFVQRQALLMLVGIVGALVLSRIDLRIIERVIPYAVVFNMLLLLLTFIPQLGATYLGARRWIVLFGFSFQPSELVKLTLVLYLSCMLGRKQDRFDDPVNTLLPPLMMTGLVAGLVYLQNDFSTTVFIVVIAGLIFYAAGVKLRYFVSLFIMAVPLLTILILSREHRVNRIISFIEPALDPRGSGYQVLMSQTALQTGGLWGRGIGMGRYKFGLLPEAHSDFLFAIVGEELGYLGVLAVLAMFLYLGYRGFLIARSANYGVVRLAAFGLSGVLMYQALLNMAVVAGMLPATGITLPFFSSGGTSAMVSLWICGALLNLSRYTEHDAGGERG is encoded by the coding sequence ATGAGCAACGTATTTGTGATCGAGACAGCCCCTTCCCGTCGCTTTGATCGTCCGCTGATCTTTGTAACCCTGTTACTGGTCGGGGTGGGACTTACCATGCTGTTTTCGGTTTCGTACTCACGTGCCGATGCATTGTTTCAGAACCCTTTTTACTTTGTACAGCGTCAGGCCTTACTGATGCTGGTTGGCATTGTTGGTGCGCTGGTGCTGTCGCGTATCGATCTGCGGATTATCGAGCGGGTAATACCGTACGCTGTTGTTTTTAATATGCTGCTGCTGTTGCTTACCTTTATCCCCCAGTTGGGCGCGACATACCTGGGTGCACGCCGATGGATAGTGTTGTTCGGGTTTTCCTTTCAACCCTCGGAGCTGGTCAAGCTGACCCTGGTGCTCTACCTGAGTTGTATGCTTGGGCGCAAGCAGGACAGGTTTGATGATCCGGTGAATACCCTGTTACCCCCGCTCATGATGACCGGTCTGGTAGCCGGTCTGGTGTACCTGCAGAATGATTTTTCCACCACGGTATTTATTGTAGTGATTGCCGGCCTGATCTTTTATGCTGCCGGGGTCAAGCTGCGCTACTTTGTCAGTCTCTTTATTATGGCAGTCCCGTTACTGACCATCCTGATTCTGTCTCGTGAGCACCGGGTCAACCGGATTATCTCGTTTATTGAACCTGCGCTCGACCCGCGCGGATCGGGGTATCAGGTGTTGATGTCGCAAACAGCCTTACAGACCGGCGGTCTCTGGGGCCGTGGAATCGGCATGGGTCGCTACAAGTTTGGCCTGCTGCCCGAGGCGCACAGCGATTTCCTGTTTGCCATCGTCGGAGAGGAGCTCGGATACCTCGGTGTGCTGGCCGTTCTGGCAATGTTTCTCTACCTGGGGTATCGCGGTTTTCTGATCGCCCGCAGCGCCAACTACGGGGTTGTTCGTCTGGCTGCATTCGGGCTGAGTGGAGTCCTGATGTATCAGGCCTTGCTGAATATGGCGGTGGTAGCCGGGATGCTGCCCGCAACCGGGATTACCTTGCCGTTTTTCTCATCCGGCGGGACCTCGGCCATGGTAAGCCTGTGGATCTGTGGTGCCTTGTTGAACCTGTCGCGCTATACCGAGCACGATGCGGGGGGTGAACGTGGCTGA
- the mraY gene encoding phospho-N-acetylmuramoyl-pentapeptide-transferase, whose amino-acid sequence MLKEFLFPLTEYFSPFNIFQYITFRAAYGAVTSLLISFLFGPKVIEMLRRLKFGEEIRSDGPQTHQVKSGTPTMGGVLMIVSMVLAILLWMDVRSPFTWIGLVSIVGFGTIGFIDDFRKIRHKNSDGLSASVKLLAQVAVAGTVAFLLYAGGREEATLLYIPMVKQPVLDLGLLYIPFGIFWLVGFSNAVNLTDGLDGLATGLVILVALTFGLFAYVAGRVDFSQYLQIPYVQGAGELAILCMAVVGACVGFLWFNGHPAEVMMGDTGSLALGGILATVAMMIKHELLLVIVGGVFVLETLSVIIQVSGYKLTGKRVFKMAPLHHHFELEGWAESKVVLRFWILGGLFAILSLSTLKIR is encoded by the coding sequence ATGCTGAAGGAGTTTCTGTTTCCGCTCACGGAGTATTTTTCCCCGTTCAACATTTTCCAGTACATCACTTTTCGAGCCGCGTATGGCGCGGTGACCTCGCTCCTGATCAGCTTTCTGTTCGGACCCAAGGTGATCGAAATGCTTCGGCGCCTGAAATTCGGCGAGGAAATCCGCAGTGATGGTCCGCAGACACATCAGGTAAAGTCCGGCACTCCGACGATGGGAGGGGTGCTCATGATAGTGTCGATGGTGCTGGCCATTCTCCTGTGGATGGATGTTCGCAGTCCGTTCACCTGGATCGGGTTGGTGTCGATCGTGGGGTTCGGAACGATCGGTTTTATCGATGATTTCCGCAAGATTCGGCACAAGAACTCCGATGGGCTTTCAGCCTCGGTAAAACTCCTGGCACAGGTTGCCGTAGCCGGCACCGTAGCCTTTTTACTGTATGCCGGCGGTCGTGAAGAGGCCACGCTGCTGTATATACCTATGGTCAAGCAGCCAGTGCTCGACCTGGGTCTGCTGTATATACCGTTCGGCATTTTCTGGCTGGTCGGGTTTTCCAATGCGGTAAATCTTACCGACGGGCTTGATGGTCTGGCAACCGGCCTGGTAATTCTGGTCGCCCTTACTTTCGGCCTGTTTGCCTATGTCGCCGGTCGCGTTGATTTCTCCCAATACCTGCAGATCCCGTATGTACAAGGGGCCGGCGAACTGGCCATCCTTTGCATGGCTGTTGTGGGTGCCTGTGTCGGGTTTCTCTGGTTTAACGGCCATCCTGCCGAGGTGATGATGGGTGATACCGGCAGCCTTGCGCTGGGTGGAATCCTGGCAACGGTGGCAATGATGATCAAGCATGAGCTGCTGCTGGTAATCGTGGGCGGGGTGTTTGTACTGGAAACACTGTCGGTAATTATCCAGGTTTCCGGCTACAAACTGACTGGCAAGCGGGTGTTCAAGATGGCCCCGCTGCATCACCACTTTGAGCTTGAAGGCTGGGCGGAGAGCAAGGTTGTGCTCCGTTTCTGGATTCTGGGCGGATTGTTTGCAATCCTGAGTCTGTCGACACTGAAGATTCGATAA
- a CDS encoding UDP-N-acetylmuramoyl-tripeptide--D-alanyl-D-alanine ligase: MNSVVGVPFTMRTAAACLGGALHPQCDEREIITSVSIDSRAIGQGGLFVPLVGRYADGHDYIQQALDAGALLALAAEDQAERIFGQIGRSYQQRILIVDDPLLALHRLARWYVDRRDRLVKIAVTGSNGKTTTKEILASILECEYPVFKTAGNYNSVIGVPVGVFGLTDEHRYAVFELAMSERGEMAALARIVFPDVAVLTNIGVAHIGNIGSQQGIAEEKKAIFSCFTGRQRAFLPEDEPYYDFLAEGVHGQVVPFGVHHTPGYRAVEDLGLDGLRLRWGDREVVFALPGMHNLSNLLAAVSVAVELGAAPESVLQGIARVQAPFGRGQILRGEVTIIQDCYNANPDSMLAALEFFRAVPATGRKIAVLGDMRELGETAGNEHRRILAEVAGCDRLFLVGEEFLRAAGGSHPDRDMGSSPADIVDELLAYLKPGDLVLLKGSRGVGLEVISERIQHAQQFGGARC; the protein is encoded by the coding sequence GTGAATAGTGTAGTCGGGGTTCCTTTCACCATGCGTACCGCCGCTGCCTGTCTGGGTGGAGCCCTCCATCCGCAGTGTGACGAGCGGGAGATTATTACCAGCGTCAGTATCGACAGTCGCGCCATCGGACAGGGCGGACTGTTCGTGCCCCTGGTCGGAAGATATGCTGATGGGCATGACTATATTCAACAGGCGCTGGATGCAGGCGCCCTGCTGGCTCTTGCTGCCGAGGATCAGGCGGAGAGAATTTTTGGCCAGATCGGGCGTTCCTATCAGCAGCGTATCCTGATTGTTGATGATCCGCTGCTGGCTTTGCATCGATTGGCCCGGTGGTATGTTGATCGACGCGATCGTTTGGTCAAGATTGCGGTTACCGGCAGTAATGGCAAAACAACCACCAAGGAAATCCTGGCATCAATCCTTGAGTGCGAGTATCCGGTGTTCAAAACTGCTGGCAACTACAACTCGGTAATCGGGGTTCCGGTCGGTGTTTTTGGCCTGACGGATGAGCACCGCTATGCGGTTTTTGAGCTTGCCATGAGCGAACGGGGAGAGATGGCTGCACTGGCCCGGATAGTTTTTCCTGACGTCGCGGTGCTCACAAACATCGGGGTTGCCCATATCGGCAATATCGGTTCGCAGCAGGGTATAGCTGAGGAGAAAAAGGCAATTTTTTCCTGTTTTACCGGACGACAGCGTGCTTTCCTGCCTGAGGACGAGCCGTACTATGATTTTCTCGCCGAAGGTGTGCATGGACAGGTTGTGCCTTTCGGGGTGCACCATACCCCTGGTTATCGTGCGGTGGAGGATCTTGGTCTTGATGGTCTGCGGCTGCGATGGGGCGACCGCGAGGTGGTGTTTGCTTTGCCCGGGATGCATAATCTGTCCAATCTGCTGGCAGCGGTGAGCGTCGCGGTGGAACTGGGAGCGGCGCCCGAGTCGGTACTTCAGGGGATTGCACGGGTGCAGGCGCCGTTTGGACGCGGTCAGATCCTGCGTGGTGAAGTGACCATTATCCAGGATTGCTACAACGCCAATCCCGACAGCATGCTGGCGGCACTGGAGTTTTTTCGTGCCGTGCCTGCCACCGGCCGCAAGATTGCGGTGCTGGGGGATATGCGTGAGCTGGGTGAGACTGCCGGTAATGAGCATCGCCGCATTCTTGCCGAGGTAGCCGGGTGCGATCGCCTGTTTCTGGTGGGTGAGGAGTTTTTACGGGCCGCAGGCGGCAGTCATCCGGACCGGGACATGGGAAGCTCGCCGGCAGATATTGTCGATGAGCTGCTGGCGTATCTGAAACCTGGTGACCTGGTGCTGCTAAAGGGCAGTCGGGGGGTCGGGCTCGAGGTGATCAGCGAGCGTATCCAGCATGCCCAGCAGTTTGGAGGTGCGCGATGCTGA
- the rsmH gene encoding 16S rRNA (cytosine(1402)-N(4))-methyltransferase RsmH — MQPYYHRSVMAEQVLEYLAPDSAGQLMIDGTLGEGGHSAAFLERFPDLTLVGLETDPNILSRAEGRLASFGDRVRLENTWFDDFLRSCPLAVRPDRILLDLGISVFHYQASDRGFSFRADEPLDMRLRPGQGESARDVVMLTPEKELADLIFRYGEERYSRRIARSLVERRKTESFATAAELAEAVFQAVPVAYRHGRIHPATKTFQALRIVVNDELNRLERALEGGVRCLQMGGRMGIITFHSLEDRMVKRFFRDLARSSIPAPESLKGAIEVQPVLRLVNKKPILADEKEVQENPPSRSAKLRVVEKIAEMPRSA; from the coding sequence ATGCAACCGTACTATCATCGGTCGGTAATGGCCGAACAGGTGCTGGAATATCTGGCTCCTGACAGTGCAGGACAACTGATGATAGATGGCACCCTGGGAGAGGGGGGGCATTCAGCAGCCTTTTTGGAGAGGTTTCCGGATCTGACACTGGTTGGTCTGGAAACCGATCCGAACATTTTGTCGCGAGCGGAGGGGAGGCTTGCCTCTTTCGGCGATCGGGTCAGACTGGAGAATACCTGGTTTGACGACTTTTTAAGGTCCTGCCCATTGGCGGTCAGGCCCGATCGAATCCTCCTGGACCTGGGCATCAGCGTGTTTCACTATCAGGCGAGTGACCGCGGCTTCAGCTTTCGGGCTGATGAACCGTTGGACATGCGTCTGCGCCCGGGCCAGGGGGAGTCTGCCCGTGATGTAGTCATGCTCACACCGGAAAAGGAGCTGGCGGATCTGATTTTCCGCTATGGCGAGGAGCGCTACAGTCGACGTATCGCGCGCTCACTGGTTGAGCGCAGAAAAACTGAATCGTTTGCCACCGCAGCCGAGCTTGCCGAAGCGGTGTTTCAAGCGGTTCCAGTGGCCTACCGTCATGGACGCATCCATCCTGCTACAAAAACATTCCAGGCGCTGAGAATCGTGGTGAATGATGAGCTGAACAGGCTCGAGCGTGCGCTTGAGGGCGGTGTTCGATGCCTGCAAATGGGCGGGCGCATGGGGATTATTACCTTTCACAGTCTTGAGGACCGGATGGTGAAGCGATTCTTTCGGGACCTGGCAAGGAGTTCGATTCCGGCCCCTGAATCCCTGAAGGGTGCGATTGAGGTCCAGCCGGTGCTGCGTTTAGTCAACAAGAAGCCGATTCTTGCCGATGAGAAAGAGGTGCAGGAAAATCCTCCCTCACGCAGCGCCAAGCTGCGTGTGGTAGAAAAGATAGCCGAAATGCCGAGGTCCGCATGA
- the mraZ gene encoding division/cell wall cluster transcriptional repressor MraZ produces the protein MITGDYRNTLDEKGRLLIPSRIRTELPGSCLVLTQGIEQCIWMFPPENWKRLSDSIMASTSPFNAQARLIQRRIIAPAQEVEIDKAGRITIPPSLREYSRLTKDTVILGIAQYLEIWDADEYRTYLDDKEAEFKSAAEGLGELLPFS, from the coding sequence ATGATTACAGGGGATTACAGGAACACCTTGGACGAAAAGGGACGTCTGCTGATTCCCTCACGTATCCGAACCGAATTGCCTGGCAGCTGCCTGGTGCTGACGCAAGGCATTGAACAATGTATCTGGATGTTTCCGCCGGAAAACTGGAAACGTCTGTCGGATTCAATCATGGCGTCAACCTCGCCGTTCAATGCACAGGCGCGGCTTATCCAGCGTCGCATCATCGCACCTGCACAAGAGGTCGAGATCGACAAGGCTGGGCGCATTACCATCCCGCCATCGCTCCGGGAGTATTCCCGGTTAACCAAGGATACCGTGATACTGGGTATTGCCCAGTATCTGGAGATCTGGGATGCGGACGAATACCGGACGTACCTGGACGATAAAGAAGCGGAATTCAAAAGTGCTGCTGAAGGACTGGGAGAGCTCCTCCCGTTCTCGTAG